The genomic segment GAACGCGTCGATCGTGGCGTCGGGCACGGTCGTCACCGTGTCGCGTCCGACGAGCTCGTCGATGTACAGGGTCTGGGAGTAGGCCTTGTTCTTGACGCCCGTCGACGCCCACAGCGGGCGCTGCACGTTGGCGCCGGCCTGGGCCAGGCGCTGGAACTCGGCCCCGCCGAAGATCGGCACGAAGACGTCGGCGTAGGCCAGCTTGGCGTTGGCGACCGCGATGCGGCCCCGCAGCGGCGAGTCCTCGGGCAGCGCGTCGTCGACCTTGGAGTCGATGCGCGAGACGAAGAAGCTCGCGACGGAGGCGATCGCGTGGAGGTCCTCGCCGGCGTCGACGCGCGCCTGGAGCGCTCGGACGTAGGCGCCCGCGACCTGGTGGTAGCGCTCGCGCGAGAACAGGAGCGTCACGTTGACGCTGACGCCCTCGCGGGTCAGCTGCTCGAACGCCTCGACGCCGGGCAGCGTGCCGGGGACCTTGATCATGACGTTGGGCCGGTCGACGAGCGCGCGGAGCTCGTGGCCGCGGCGGACCGCCTCGGGCGCGTCGAAGGCCATGGCGGCCTCCTCCTCGATCGAGATGTAGCCGTCGGCGCCGTCGGTGGATTCCCAGATCGGGCGCACGAGGTCGCACGCCGCCTGGATGTCGGCGATCGCGCACGTCTCGAAGACCTGCTCGGGCGTCGCGTCGGCCGGCGCTCCGGCGATGTCGTCGTCGTACAGGTCGGAGCCCAGCACCGCCTTGGAGAAGATCGAGGGGTTCGACGTGCCGCCGGTGATGGCGTCCTCGCGCATCAGGCGCTCGAGGAGCCCGTCGGCCAGCGCCGGGCGGGCGACGTTGTCGTACCAGACGCTCTGCCCCAGCGCCGCCAGCTGCTTCCACTTGCTGCTCATGCTCCAGATCCTTCCCGGAAGGGTTGGTGCGCACTCGATGGGTGCGCACTCCAGACTAGCCCGCGCTCAGTCCAGCAGCTCGTAGGCCGGGATCGTCAGGAACTCGGGGAAGTCGTCGGACAGCGAGACGAGCTCGAACACGGCTCGGGTGTCGTCGGGCCGGCCCTTCTCCCAGACCTCGTCGCCGACCTCGTCGTGGATGCGCTGCATCTCCTCGTCGAGCATCTCGCGCACGAGCTCCCGCGTGACCGTGCGGCCGTCCTCGAGCCGTGCGCCGTGGTGGATCCACTGCCAGATCTGCGAGCGCGAGATCTCGGCGGTGGCGGCGTCCTCCATGAGGTTGTTGATGCCGGCCGCGCCGCGGCCGCCGAGCCAGAAGGACACGTACTGGAAGCCCACGCTGATGTCGCCGCGCAGGCCGGCCTCGGTGATCGCCCCGGGGGTCGAGCCCGCGTCGAGCAGGTCGGCCGCCGAGACCGAGACGTCGTCGCGCCGGCGATCGATCTGGTTCGGCCGGTCGCCGAGCACCTTGTCGAAGGCGTCCATGGCCACGCCGACGACGTCGGGGTGCGCGACCCAGGTGCCGTCGAAGCCCAGGCCCGCCTCGCGCTCCTTGTCGGCGTGGACGGCGTCGATCGCGCGCTGGTTGGCCTCGGGGTCCTTGCGCGACGGGATGAGCGCCGCCATCCCGCCCATCGCGAACGCGCCGCGGCGATGGCAGGTCTTGACGAGCAGCTGGGCGTAGCTGCTCATGAACGGCACGGTCATCTTGACGTCGTTGCGGTCGGGCAGCACGAACTCGGGCCGGTCGCGGAACGACTTGATCATGGAGAAGATGTAGTCCCAGCGGCCGGCGTTGAGGCCGTAGGAATGGTCGCGCAGCTCGTAGAGGATCTCGTCCATCTGGAACGCCGCGGGCAGCGTCTCGATGAGCACCGTGGCGCGGAAGGAGCCCTGCGGGATCCCGAGCGCGTCCTGGGCCCAGACGAAGACGTCGTTCCACAGCCGCGCCTCGAGGTGGTGCTCCATCTTGGGCAGATACAGGTAGGGGCCCGAGCCGTGCTCCAGCAGGCGGGCGGCGCTGTGGAAGGCGAAGAGCCCGAAGTCCAGGAACGCGCCGGCCAGCGGATCGTCGTCGAAACGCAGGTGCTTCTCGTCGAGATGCCAGCCGCGCGGGCGGACCAGCAGCGTGGCGACGTCGTCGCCCAGCGCGTACTGCCTGCCGTCCGAGCTCTCGTAGGCGATCGTGCCCTCGATCGCGTCGATGAGGTTGGCGTGGCCGGAGACCTGGTTGGCCCACGTGGGGGAGTTGGCGTCCTCGAAGTCGGCCATGAACCCGCGGGCCCCCGAGTTCAGCGCGTTGATGACGAGCTTGCGGTCGGTCGGGCCGGTGATCTCCACGCGGCGGTCGGCGTAGTCGGCGCGCGGCGCCACGACCTGCCAGTCGCCGTCGCGGATCTCCTGGGTCTCGGGCAGGAAGTCCAGGGTGCCGCCGTTGCGCAGCTGCGCCTGGCGCTCGCGGCGCGCGGCGAGCAGCTCGCGGCGCCGCGGTCCGAAGCGCGCGTGCAGCTCGGCGAGGAAGGCGACGGCGTCGGCGCTGAGGATCTCGGTGCGGGACCGCTCGTCCAGCCCGGCGTCTTGGATGGAGGTCGTGCTCATGCGGTGTGCTCCTTGAGGGTCTGTGCGTAGGCCCGGTCGAGGACCTGCAGGGTGTGCAGCACGGGGATCTCGTGGCCGAGGGCCCGCAGGTGCGTCTGGACCTGCGTCATGCAGCCGATGTTCCCGGTGGCGATGAGCCCCGCCCCCGTGTCGAGCAGGTTGCGCGCCTTGCGGCGGCCGAGCTCGTGGGCCGTGTCGGGCTTCTCGACGTTGTAGGTGCCGGCCGAGCCGCAGCACAGCTCCCACTCGGCGGCCTGGACGAGGGTGACGTCGCCGATGGCCTGCAGCAGCGCGCGCGGCGGGCTGCGCACGCCCTGGGCGTGGGCGAGGTGGCAGGCGTCGTGGTAGGCGATCCTCAGCGGGGCCGGCGCGGGCGGCGGCGGCGCCGACAGCCCCAGGGCCTGCAGGAAGACGCTGACGTCGACGACGCGGTCGGCGAATGCCTGCGCGGCGTCGTGCTCCGGCAGGCCCTTGAACAGCAGGCCGTACTCCCGCATGCCCGAGCCGCAGCCCGCGGCGTTGGTGACCACGGCGTCGACGTCGTCCGGGAAGGCCTGCATGTTGCGCCGGGCCATCGGGCGGGCGCGGTCCGACGCGCCGGTGTGCATCGGCAGCGCGCCGCAGCAGCCCTGGTCCCTCGGGATGACCGTCTCGACGCCGTTGCGGGCCAGCACGCGCAGCGTGGCCCAGTTGATGTCGGGGGCCAGCACCTGCTGGGCGCAGCCGGCCAGCAGCGCGACGCGGGCCCGGCGCTCGCCGCGCGCGGGGAAGACCTCGGGCAGGGGGCTGGCGGGCGGCAGCGCGGCGGGCAGCAGGCGCAGCATCGCGGCCATCCGCTCGGGCAGCAGGCGCGCCAGCGGCCGGCTCAGGCGGCCCAGGCGCGCGGCGGCCCGGAAGCGCCCGGGGTAGGGCAGCGTGCGCAGGATCATCTCGCGCTGGACGCGGTCGATCGGCTCGCGGTGGCGGTGGGCGTCGGCGTAGGCCCGGAACGGCGTGATGAGGTCGCCGTACTGCACGCCGGACGGGCAGGCCGTCTGGCAGGCCTGGCAGCCGAGGCAGTTGTCGATGTAGGGGAGGGCGGTCTCGAGCTCGATCTGGCCCTCGAGGACCTCCTTCATGAGGAAGATGCGCCCGCGCGGGGAGTCCATCTCCTCGCCCATCGTCACGTAGGTCGGGCAGGTCGGCAGGCAGAAGCCGCAGTGCACGCAGGCGCCGATCGCGCCCGCCATCTCGGGGGCCTG from the Baekduia soli genome contains:
- the tal gene encoding transaldolase, whose amino-acid sequence is MSSKWKQLAALGQSVWYDNVARPALADGLLERLMREDAITGGTSNPSIFSKAVLGSDLYDDDIAGAPADATPEQVFETCAIADIQAACDLVRPIWESTDGADGYISIEEEAAMAFDAPEAVRRGHELRALVDRPNVMIKVPGTLPGVEAFEQLTREGVSVNVTLLFSRERYHQVAGAYVRALQARVDAGEDLHAIASVASFFVSRIDSKVDDALPEDSPLRGRIAVANAKLAYADVFVPIFGGAEFQRLAQAGANVQRPLWASTGVKNKAYSQTLYIDELVGRDTVTTVPDATIDAFRDAGGEVRATLREGVDEARRQLDELRAAGVSLDEITSALEHDGVKQFADAYDEMIDAIARKRDEIGVA
- the aceB gene encoding malate synthase A; translated protein: MSTTSIQDAGLDERSRTEILSADAVAFLAELHARFGPRRRELLAARRERQAQLRNGGTLDFLPETQEIRDGDWQVVAPRADYADRRVEITGPTDRKLVINALNSGARGFMADFEDANSPTWANQVSGHANLIDAIEGTIAYESSDGRQYALGDDVATLLVRPRGWHLDEKHLRFDDDPLAGAFLDFGLFAFHSAARLLEHGSGPYLYLPKMEHHLEARLWNDVFVWAQDALGIPQGSFRATVLIETLPAAFQMDEILYELRDHSYGLNAGRWDYIFSMIKSFRDRPEFVLPDRNDVKMTVPFMSSYAQLLVKTCHRRGAFAMGGMAALIPSRKDPEANQRAIDAVHADKEREAGLGFDGTWVAHPDVVGVAMDAFDKVLGDRPNQIDRRRDDVSVSAADLLDAGSTPGAITEAGLRGDISVGFQYVSFWLGGRGAAGINNLMEDAATAEISRSQIWQWIHHGARLEDGRTVTRELVREMLDEEMQRIHDEVGDEVWEKGRPDDTRAVFELVSLSDDFPEFLTIPAYELLD
- a CDS encoding heterodisulfide reductase-related iron-sulfur binding cluster, which translates into the protein MQHRIPVEDLGPQAPEMAGAIGACVHCGFCLPTCPTYVTMGEEMDSPRGRIFLMKEVLEGQIELETALPYIDNCLGCQACQTACPSGVQYGDLITPFRAYADAHRHREPIDRVQREMILRTLPYPGRFRAAARLGRLSRPLARLLPERMAAMLRLLPAALPPASPLPEVFPARGERRARVALLAGCAQQVLAPDINWATLRVLARNGVETVIPRDQGCCGALPMHTGASDRARPMARRNMQAFPDDVDAVVTNAAGCGSGMREYGLLFKGLPEHDAAQAFADRVVDVSVFLQALGLSAPPPPAPAPLRIAYHDACHLAHAQGVRSPPRALLQAIGDVTLVQAAEWELCCGSAGTYNVEKPDTAHELGRRKARNLLDTGAGLIATGNIGCMTQVQTHLRALGHEIPVLHTLQVLDRAYAQTLKEHTA